ACCTCCTAGGCTCGTAGCAAACGGACGGCAGACATCGCATAGTACTAATGGGTTTGTAGTGCAAAAACATTTGTGTATATTTCTGCCCTAACAAGTGAAGCAGATCATGCATCTTCTGACATGGAGTAGATAATATCGCAATCCTCCAAGCTGGCTTCATATCTCGCTCAAATTTGGCTCCCACCTCATGCGCGCAGCGTAAACAGAATCCTGGGGATGAGGGAGTATCTTTCCTTCCCTTCTTTTTAGCCTATCCGTGTACATAAGTGATAAGCAAGCAGCCCCAGTTGTGCTCATGCGGTACACTGACTGCAACTCTGACACTTTGCGGGGGACTGCACCAAGCTAGCTAGTCTCTTTTCCCTGGTCGCGCCTCATCGGAGAGCTGTCCGAGTTCATTGGTACTGGGCAATGACAAGACTCTTGGTTCCGAACGCCTTTTAAATCTTTGAACTCCGAAATCCTGAATGCATATATAACCATAACGCTGTGACTCCCTGCTTGATAATAAGGCCTCGCCTAAAATTGTCCAAAATGACTGTGTATGGCGGGTCGGCAGTATACGCTGAAGCCGGTAAATATGTACCAAATGGATATAAAGCGTACCAAACATTGTTTTCCAACGCTGTCTAGCGCTCATGGCTTGTCTTGAGATTTGGTGATTGTTTCCAACACGTTGCTGAGGGCTTCACGCTCCACCTCTTCTATGGGTCGGCTGACGTCGATGGTGATAACATCCTTTTCATCGGCCAGAGGTCgctcaagggtctcaaaTTGGCTATGGACCATATTGGCGCCCATGTAATGGTTTTGTCGTTGGGCGACACgggcgagaagaagctcctcagaAGCGTCAAGGAAAACGAAGTGGATCTGAATGCGGTGATCGTAGTATCCAGCAACGCGGATGACATCGCGATACTTGCGCTTGAGAGCCGAGCAAGTAAGGACCACTCCATTGGATCCGGAATTCAGTCTCTTGATGGATTCTTCCCGTAAAGCTGTGAGCCAATCCCATCGATCGGCGTCAGTTAAGGGAATACCATTTCGCATCTTATCAATATTGGCGGGAGGGTGGAACTAATGAGAAAACCGTGTTAGTGGTAACGCTGGGGCATTTTCATAACGTGGGGCATTCTGCAAAAGTTCTACATACCGAATCACCCTCAATATAAGGCAGGCCTAATGATTGAGCCAAATAACCAGCGACTGTTGTCTTTCCACAGCCGGCAGGGCCCGTAACCAGCCAGATGTGTTGTTGTCCCTGGGCTTTGTGGCCATTGATGGTGGCAGAGTTGATGGATGGGGACGCTACCGTCATTGGTGACGAAGTGGTGGGCGGCAAAGCAATGGTAGTTGGTTTTGTGGGAGTCTTGATTGACATTGGTGTGGGTTCGTAGGAAAGCATTTTCGTATCAAGCAATGAAGAGAGCCAACAAAGCCAATCTTTCAGGAATATTTACAATGTTAAACAAGTCTCTAATGACGCCTGTCGCTTGGTGTATAACTGAAGGTCGAGCGAGGTGAGACTGGCAACGATGAATGGGAATGACAATGATAATGACGTAGTAACGGGACGGTCAAATGTCTATGAATCGATTGAGTAAATCAAGATGTGAACAGGAAAAAGCCAAGAATTGCAAATCAGTAGAGCAGTTTGACCGAGAGACACGGGGGCCAGAGGGATCTATATAAGGTTGATGACGGTACAAGTCATAGCTGATGTACCTAATTCAGGCTCAAGGAAAAGGGCACGGAGAGAAGCCCGGGGCAGGCACGAAACTTCCAACATCCACTATTTCGCACAGCCCGACCTACATTTGCTTCCACAGGTGGCGTGGGGGCTCgggaaggaaagaaaactcaggacctcAACCCTAATAGATAGAAATATTGAGGTAATTCTAACCTAAGTTTAGGGGGCTTTTACTGggtttattttgacactcTACTTTAGGGCccggtgttttcttgctcccttAGGGGGGGGCCAGGGTGTAGTGAAATGGGCCCGGGGGTGACTGTCACCCGCTGGAAGGGATCCAACTCCGCAACCTAGGCCAGGCTTTGGAGCCCGGTGGCAGCATGCCGTCTGGGGGTGACTAGGGCTCTGGACCAATTGGTTGAGGTCGGAAAAAGGTCACCAGAATCTACTGTACGGCTAACTACCATGCACCTTTCTCTCTTGACTACCTTATTAGGCTGTCCAGTCACAATGGATCTCACTCATTTGTGCTATGTATCTACGTAGCTGTGTGTTGGAGAGTAACAACATGGCAGTGGATATATCATGGTGGATCAAAAATTTCGAGATGCAATCTGAGACTATCAGGGGAAAGGGCAAAAGATTGGTGAGGATCTGGCCTATGACGCTCCCTGTGggacatgatgatggttcctTGGACCCCAAATTCCATCCAACTCACATTACCCAGAATCAGCCCCTGTCACTCTCCCGTTCATATGTGCATGGCTTGTGAGGTCACGAGCTCACTGCACGTTCCTTTTCGTGTTCCAGTTCAGTTTACAAGACCACAGCTCCAGCGAATTTTCACTTAGTTAGACTGTGTATTTCATTTGGCGCTATGCAACGCTTCATTCATGGAGTGCAAATCATCAGCTTCACATTACCCGGATAGAAGTTTGAATAGCAGAACAGGGGCGAATCTATCATGCTCCCCGGGGAAAATCTTGCGCGGAGTTTCCGCAGTTGGGTAATTCTGGAAACTCTGGCCGCCGAACCGAACGTGTGCCAGCTCGCACGACCCCCGATATAACGACATGCAGCGTCACCTGTTAGTTGGTCTACATATAATCATCTATGTCGTGGGTTCTATTTGTCTGGCTCTGTTTATTTCGAATCCGATAACAAcgttgagcaagctgaggAATCCGGCAAAAGCCGAGTGTTGCTGGGGATCAGTCTCGAACACTTATCCGCCTGATCCAATATGAGCCGAACTTGGCAAATGGTTTCATGGTAAATCTAAAGCGAATTCCAGTGACCGATAATAAGGGAAGGGTTAAAACTTGGCTGGTGATCGGGTGTACCGATGTGCTGGTCCGACTTTCCCGGTCGGAAAATTGGACACCCTCCCATGTCATTGTTCGTTGATAGCACTCGCCCGTCGAGAGCCTCATTTTTAACATTCCCACTATACCATACTTTTAGCGTCCTCTTTTCTGAGTAGTTCAAGGGAGGCGAGAAAAActcgagatcttcatccAAAACCACAAAAAGACCTAGATAAGTTCCGAATACTTACATAGTACGCCCATAGATAGGTAGACCAGTTGATTTTGGTACTGTGGTTCAACGCCAGGAGTGTTCTTACATCTGGGGTGGTTTACCTAACGGCTCCTATTATTCCAAGCGTATTTGACCGAGGTCACTAAACCGATCGCGCGGTTGTCATTCATGCTACCCATAAACGCTGGTTTAGGCACCCTAGGCCTACCTAGCTTTACAGGTATTGATAGATATTTGGTTGCTCACCTCACCCACTAACGAGCAGCCCAGGCAGGGCCCTCGATTTGAATTCAAGATCCAGACCAAAATCGAATCATAGCCTTTCTTCCAACTACATAGGAATTCCTGCACGGGTATGCTTTCTTTCAGCTGAGTATCACTTTTCAAGACCTCGACTCGTGATCCAATCACAAGTCACGGCTCGGGAGAGATTTACCCAAAACAGGACAGGGCAAAGGGGAACGGAAAAGGCACAAGGAGAGAAACCCAGTAGCGTTGAGTGTGGAGTAATAGCGTGGGGGTAGAAGGTCAGCTGGTGAACGACAATTCAAAGCACAGAGCATTCGGTCACGAACAAAATGACAAAATACGAAACGTCCTTCCGCTCGGGTATAGGAACGCTATGCTAAACATAGAGGGATCATATCGCCCAATGAGCAAGACGGAGGATACATGCGAATGCTCACATCGATCAGCAGATATGGAAGCACGAATGGGAACTCGGCATGATCAATCCTTCCACATTTCCGCCGGCAAACATTGGCAATCAGATCAGTCACACATCAGTTGTTTGCTCCAGGAATCACATTAGCATCGTCCAATTCGGGGGAATCACAAGAGCTTCCCCGGCTAGAGTTACAATTGTCTTAGACAGCCATCCATGTCACCCCAACCCTGGTGTCCCGCCTAGCTGGTTTGCTAGATTCCGAAGGCTTGGCTCGGTCGACAACGCCGGCtgatgtactccgtagttgACCGTACTAACGCTTGCTTGCAGGATGAGGCTTGGCCTAGCTTCACATCTCAATCCTCTGCCGAGTTGCGACCCTGCAACGCCACACCGCTTAAAATAGCTGAGTGCTTAAATTCTCGAATAATTTTGGTATTGTGCAACTGTTTGATGGCCATGATATTTTATTGGCCCTTTCTTGGAAGCACCCCGGATTTGCTGaccgtacggagtacaaaTCGGGACATTCATTAGTGCATGCGCAACTGTGTTGTGTCCTCCAATCCGTTCCGTATCTCTGCAATAGTTAGACCAGTCATGATAGACAGTCAGTGAGGTTTTCTTTACACGAGTATTTGTCCTGTCTCTCCTACCTATTATGTAGTAGTATTGCTACCAAAAGTGTATGCAATTGATTCGGGTTTCGGAAAGCACTGTGTCTTTAGATCCAATGTCAATGGAGCCTTTCACGGCATTAGACATCTGAGGGAGGTACCGCATGAAATCACAGTTAGGGTAAAGCCCACCCGTCTGTAGTGGCCAGGGGTGGTAGAACTAAAAGGCTCCTCGGTTTGACACTTCGGTTCGATTCGCTTTATCTTTCTCCATACAAGTATGTGTCGGCAACTATCCTGCCTTGTTTGAGAGGAACTGATCATCATATGTGGTCGAAAGAAGTGACTGGCGTCCACATCCCGAAAAGCACTACGCAATGAGGGCAATGCCTTTCAATTTTAAACATATCAATGTTAGAAAGGCTAGGGTTCATAAATTACCAGCACGTTGCCAAGCAGCGTATCAATAAGTGCTTACCCTAGACCTCAGAACATTCCACGGTTTCTCGCTGGTTCCAATTTGTGGATGAATTTCAATATCCAGCATGGCAACCATAGGGGATAAGGTGCCAACCACGAGTTCTTGCGGGGTTTACCATCAGCCGTTCATCAGTATACGATATTTATGTGTGATTGAAGCTTTAGCACCTGTGACAGACAGAACTGTAGCTAAGTCAAGGCTGACATGACCCTAGGGGATACGACGTGTTGGCAACAGGATGGCGGCATTGGAGAGCAACTGCTGCGTAGAGCCGTGCAGTGAAACAACACTTCGTTTCTCAGTGGTAACTACTCCGTATGGTCAATTCAACTGTAAGCTTTCAAATTTATCCAACATCATGAAACAAAAATA
This genomic interval from Fusarium verticillioides 7600 chromosome 1, whole genome shotgun sequence contains the following:
- a CDS encoding gluconokinase — protein: MLSYEPTPMSIKTPTKPTTIALPPTTSSPMTVASPSINSATINGHKAQGQQHIWLVTGPAGCGKTTVAGYLAQSLGLPYIEGDSFHPPANIDKMRNGIPLTDADRWDWLTALREESIKRLNSGSNGVVLTCSALKRKYRDVIRVAGYYDHRIQIHFVFLDASEELLLARVAQRQNHYMGANMVHSQFETLERPLADEKDVITIDVSRPIEEVEREALSNVLETITKSQDKP